ATAAAAGGAGTCGAAAGGATAAGAATGCTGGCGACAAATCTTGAAAAAAATGAGAAAGAGCTTCAGGCGCCGATTAGGATTCCTGAGTTTTAGCTCCAGCTTCTGCTAAAATCCATGAATTCCCCTCTTTCTCATCTTCCTCTCAAGCAGTATATAGCTAACTGTGCCTAAGGTAAAATATCCAAAAGAAAGCAGTAAAAACACTTTAATTTCAGATCCAATGTTGAGAATTGTTTTAGAACTCAACAACAAAGCTCTCAATAAATCAAGGCTCCATGTGAATGGCAGAGAGTAGGCAAGGTATCGGAGGGGAATTGGAAGAATCGCTATTGGAAAATAAAGCCCACTTAAGAGGGGTGCAGCATTGCCAAGAAGTGAAACTATTTCATCTCCTTCCTTAACAACAAGTGTCAGCCCAAATATAAGAAAAGCAAAGCCAAAAGAAGCTATCAAAGAAATTAGAAAGATTAGAATTGCCAAAATAAGCTTTTCTATATTTAGATGCTGAACGTTTAAAAGCAAAGCTATGAGAATTAAGGGCAAAGAGCTCACTGTTGTTAGAGCAAAAGAAAGAAATGACCACCCTAATATGTACTCCCAAGGTTTTAGTGGGGTTAATATAAGTTCCTCAAGCTGTCCAATTCTCATATGCTCTCTGAGAGCAAAAATCGAACTCCAAACTGACTCGATGTAGTTCCAGTACGCTATCCCTAAAACGTAATACTCCAATAGATTTTCTGTCCCAATAATGCTCGAAAAATTCAAAAGTCCAAGCTTATTTCCAAACCACATGGCGATTATTACAGGGAGAGCTCCCAATATGGGCATTAAAACGTTCCCATACCAGTCAATTTTGTACCTTTTTGCCGTCAACAGAGATGCCTTAGCCAAGTACAAAAACCTCACCAAGCCTCCCACTCTCCATAAATTCTCAATTTCTGCTCAGCTTTTTTCAGCATTAAAGCACCAATTATGAAATAAATAATCGTTACAGCTGTTAAAATGCCTAAATCCTTTATAATATCGCCGAGAGAGGCTCCTTTAAAAATCATTCTTCCAATCTTTATTGTGTAAGTTAATGGAACCGCATATGCAGCAAAGCGGATGAACTTGGGATAAGCACTCACATCGGC
Above is a genomic segment from Thermococcus sp. SY098 containing:
- a CDS encoding ABC transporter permease produces the protein MRFLYLAKASLLTAKRYKIDWYGNVLMPILGALPVIIAMWFGNKLGLLNFSSIIGTENLLEYYVLGIAYWNYIESVWSSIFALREHMRIGQLEELILTPLKPWEYILGWSFLSFALTTVSSLPLILIALLLNVQHLNIEKLILAILIFLISLIASFGFAFLIFGLTLVVKEGDEIVSLLGNAAPLLSGLYFPIAILPIPLRYLAYSLPFTWSLDLLRALLLSSKTILNIGSEIKVFLLLSFGYFTLGTVSYILLERKMRKRGIHGF